The Chryseobacterium geocarposphaerae genome has a window encoding:
- a CDS encoding PH domain-containing protein, with translation MNLKKFLNEEQDPKAVEKLLERINSLLTSQEFVEYIAVQKKPALNLSPDCIALTNRRIIFCRPKTFGLSMDFQDYSWVDVADCHIKEGIIGSTFMMRTTRNLTNMMDYLPKAQARKLYQYAQEIEEQMRGVRREKDLETRRASAGGVTVNNTTPIITQPQQFQQQQKPLLIENEDPFALLQKLKGLMENGIISPEEFEEKKNEILSRV, from the coding sequence ATGAACCTAAAAAAATTTTTAAATGAAGAACAAGATCCAAAAGCAGTAGAAAAACTTTTGGAGAGAATCAACAGTCTCCTTACCTCTCAGGAATTTGTAGAATATATTGCTGTTCAGAAAAAACCAGCTCTCAATTTATCTCCTGATTGTATTGCCCTTACCAATAGAAGAATTATTTTTTGTAGGCCTAAAACCTTCGGCTTATCTATGGATTTTCAGGACTACAGTTGGGTAGATGTCGCAGATTGCCATATTAAAGAAGGAATAATAGGTTCTACTTTTATGATGAGAACAACAAGAAACCTTACCAATATGATGGATTATCTTCCAAAAGCACAAGCCAGAAAATTGTATCAATATGCTCAGGAAATTGAAGAACAGATGAGAGGTGTAAGACGAGAAAAAGATTTAGAGACAAGAAGGGCCTCTGCTGGTGGCGTTACAGTGAACAATACAACACCAATCATTACCCAACCTCAACAATTTCAGCAACAGCAAAAACCATTATTAATAGAAAATGAAGATCCTTTTGCCCTTTTACAGAAATTAAAAGGTTTAATGGAAAACGGTATAATCTCTCCCGAAGAGTTTGAAGAAAAAAAGAACGAAATTTTATCAAGAGTTTAA